In Neofelis nebulosa isolate mNeoNeb1 chromosome 7, mNeoNeb1.pri, whole genome shotgun sequence, the following proteins share a genomic window:
- the MAPK1IP1L gene encoding MAPK-interacting and spindle-stabilizing protein-like translates to MSDEFSLADALPEHSPAKTSAVSNTKPGQPPQGWPSSNPWNNPSAPPSVPSGLPPSATPSTVPFGPAPTGMYPSVPPTGPPPGPPAPFPPSGPSCPPPGGPYPAPTVPGPGPTGPYPTPNMPFPELPRPYGAPTDPAAAGPLGPWGSMSSGPWAPGMGGQYPTPNMPYPSPGPYPAPPPQAPGAAPPVPWGTVPPGAWGPPAPYPAPAGSYPTPGLYPTPNNPFQVPSGPSGAPPMPGGPHSYH, encoded by the exons atgtctgATGAATTTTCG TTGGCAGATGCGCTACCTGAACACTCCCCTGCCAAAACCTCTGCTGTGAGCAATACAAAACCTGGCCAACCTCCTCAAGGCTGGCCAAGTTCCAACCCTTGGAATAACCCAAGTGCTCCACCTTCTGTGCCATCTGGACTCCCACCAAGTGCAACACCCTCCACTGTGCCTTTTGGACCAGCACCAACAGGAATGTatccctctgtgcctcccacCGGACCACCTCCAGGACCCCCAGCACCCTTTCCTCCTTCTGGACCATCATGTCCCCCGCCTGGTGGTCCTTATCCAGCCCCAactgtgccaggccctggcccCACGGGGCCATATCCTACACCAAATATGCCCTTTCCGGAGCTTCCAAGACCATATGGTGCACCCACAGATCCAGCTGCTGCTGGTCCTTTAGGTCCATGGGGATCCATGTCTTCTGGACCTTGGGCACCAGGAATGGGTGGGCAGTATCCTACCCCTAATATGCCATATCCATCTCCAGGGCCATATCCTGCACCTCCTCCCCAAGCACCAGGGGCAGCACCACCTGTTCCGTGGGGCACTGTTCCACCAGGAGCCTGGGGACCACCAGCACCATATCCTGCCCCTGCAGGATCATATCCCACACCAGGACTCTATCCCACTCCCAACAATCCTTTTCAAGTGCCTTCAGGACCTTCTGGTGCTCCACCGATGCCTGGTGGCCCCCAT